Below is a genomic region from Henckelia pumila isolate YLH828 chromosome 3, ASM3356847v2, whole genome shotgun sequence.
TCATATTCCCACGGTATGTTTTCTCCCTTCTCGTttgttcatcattttttttgaaACTATTTTTAATAgatatgtattattatttttaagttgatTTTAAATATGACAAACAAAAGAATGCGAATGTTGATTCAAAATATAAGAAGACGGTCCGAAAGAGATGAATCAAATAATAGGAGATTTGGAGATGATCCGGAGTATATGAGGAAGTATTTCGGTTATaactcatttaattttttttcttgcttttatgaaaatcattatacattttattattaattttatgtttttgttcaGTGAGGTATTTGGATTCGAGCTTTCTGGCTGGGTTCGTTGTCTAGGAGTTGGTGCATTACCTAGCCATGTTTTTCCAGAACAATGTAAGTGAAAAGTTTTTTATACACAGAGTAACAATCCTACTCCAGAAGTTACTGATAAGTTTCGAGAAATGGAGAAAAAAATAAAGGATCTAGAAGCACAAAGGCAAGTGGAAATGGAGCATATGCGGCAGATGCAAAATCTTCAGTTACAAAATTTTACTCGCGTAGTCGTGTAATTCAAAGTATGGTATCTGGAACTGCCAGAAGGTCTCGTGGGCCATAATTTTTCTTTAACAGGTAATCACATATTTAAtactattataattataattatattatactaatgaatcaatttaagaaaaaaacttgtataaatatattatattgaattttattttccaGATGACAGCTATCGTGACAAATATTATGTAGGAACAAGAAAATATTCCATCAAATGCACATGAAAGTGATCGTACCAGAGGATAGtgaataaattgaattttgagaaACAATTTTATTTAGTTAGCATTTGGAATAATATTGTTATTTTAAGGGAAATAagtttttttagttttatacGTTCACTTTGTTGATTAGGATATCAATATTAGaggtttttattatttaatgtgtgatcgtttatatatatatatatatatatatatatatgatgtttgTGTTTACTtcaccattgcacgacaatagatgtttgttgatcttgatagtttttttttttttttagttccaATGATTTTATGACATTGCACGTACGATCTTGGGTGcacttattaaatttttatgacattttttgtaaaaaaatttaactccATCCAGGTTATgagcaagggattgaaatcctaatcaccttgttcttgactaagtatgcggattaaatgagattaaaaatttgaaaatttaaatttttgaaataaattacAATTTCATTCGGGCCTGGAAAGTGATAGAAATCCTAATCACTCTTTCGTgtctaagtttgcgggttcaatgggattatagcttcatttgggctatagacgagaggaTTTAAATTCGTATCCTATCATAGTTAtaactaagtttgcgggtaattattggagTTTAAGAAAATCGGgtgtaaaatccggaggtgcatAATCTATcccaagagagttgtgtttttgttagaAATTGTTGGGATGAAGGAGCACTTGATTGTGACACTTGAATTGCTTTGTCATAGGTCTCTAAACAGTCGTAgaacagattcttttgaagttgcatgtaaatGAAAAAATTAACATGACACACATACACATTCACGCTTGActgaaggtgtattatgaaaaatcGAGAGCATGTTTGTGGATTTTGTTTTGTTGGTTTGGAACTTCTCTGAGATTTTAATTTTCATGacttgtccttacttatgttcgtgtttgcattttgtttttgcatgtcttgttCGAAGGCAAGCAAGGTTTATGTATGAGGgagttgataagtgtgttttgtatgcatatttttgtgttgttttattgttgttttgcatgcattcatatgttaatgtttatgtttttaattagtttaaattatatttcatGCATTTGTCTGCATAATGTCTCTCCTGGTTTATTTGTAGGAAATACACAAAAATTTGGAAGATTTTGGCAGATATTCTCTCGCTCGAGAGCGtgtttctaccgctcgagcgagaccaagtGAAGAGAAAAATTCCCAGAGTTATGCTTGCTCGAGCGCGAATTTCTGTCGATCGAGCGCGGTGGAAAATCAAAACTGAGGCAGAAgttatctcgctcgagcgcgtgaTTATACCGCTCGAGCTAGACGGGCGGgcggaattttatttttggaaaatttttagTTGAGATGGATGCTATCTTTTAAAGATTCTAGGCGTATAAATAGATGATTTTACCTTCAGATTAAGGGGGGAACGTGTTTTAGGGCAAAAGGAGGCGACTCATCATTATCTCGttctattcttcttcttttctttttatttttgatttttggttgaTGTTTGGGATGAAGAACTTGATTTTGAATTATGTTAAACTTTGAGTAgtattttcttttcgatcaaagccgcgtgattgggccgaacaagttcatgtagaaaacttgattgttgtttggaatttttcagatttggttttaatattattgattattagatttatatatatatatacatatatatattctgCTATATGAGAGTACGAACGTCCTCCACATATTGAGTGTTTCCCCCAAACACTCACTCCTTATTTCCCTTCCTAGATAAGAACGAAGATCAAGTGCACGAGGGACGTTGGTGATGAAGTTTCAAGAAAATAAGTCTTATGGAATTGTTTTTAATTTGGTTTCCTTTATATTATATATCGCTTCCGTGCACCTTCATTTCGCAGGTTTGGATTTGCATTCACTCGATGAGTTGTGTGTTGGTAGTGAAGGTGGAGGAGATATGGACCCGGATCCTAGCAAAGTTAGTTAAGGAGACAATAATCCATTTTTCCCCCTCTAGGGTTACGCTCAGTTCTTTAGGATTGACGTTTTCCTATAAGGGCCGGCTATCTGCATTTCGTGGGTTCAGATTTGCATTCACTTGGTAAGTTGTGCGCTGGTAGTGAAGGTGGAGGAGATATGGACTTGGACAAGATAGCGAAGTTAGTGAAGGAGATGAAACTATAAAAACCAGTACCGATGGATGTATTGAATCTTGAGGAGAAAGATATATACACTGGAGATGAACGAATGGCTAATTGTCTGATCGCAAAAATTTTTATTCCAAAGGTTGTTAACAGAGAAGTGTTTCGTATACAGATGCCTCGTATTCTTCAAATAGAAAGGAAGGTCACCATTGCAGCTCTGGGAGATAACCTCTTTGTTTTCGAGTTTGTTTTCAGAAGGACCGGTCTAGGGCAATCTTAGATGGTCCTTGGAATTTCTCCTGAAACCTGGTGGTGTTTAAGAAGTCCTTGGGCCAAAGAAACCCTAGAACTATGGTGTTTGACGAGATAAGTATTTGGATCTAGTACCACAATATTACTGTTAGCCAAAATGCTAAACGCGAATTGAAGAGAAACAATATACTAAGGACAAGTAATGATTGTTACAATACAATAGTATAACGAGTGCTTAGATACTGAACATTAATAAACAACTGATTAAACAGCAAGGAAACAAAAAGCAAAAGAGAAATAATAAGAAAACTGTAAAGCAAACCGAGGCCTGTAACAAGTACAGTTTTTTTAAAACAGATTTGTCGCCTCCACAAGATGCTTGAGGATCAACGCGTACAGATGTTTGTTTCCCAGGATACAACGGAAAAACCAGTAGCAAACTAAGCACAAATTCACTACTCCGGCAAACTTGAATCGTACCTTTACTTTATCACAAAAACTTAACTGAGGCCAAATAAAAAGCTAACAATATGAAAATGCAAGAGAATTCTTGAGTGAGATCTTGAATATTGTGTGTGTGGATTGAGGAAATGAGCACATTATTTATAAGCTTAAAAAATCACACCAAGAGTCGTAAGattaataaactcaattaatctTTCAATTAACTGAAGAATGTGGAGAGACGAAAGCCtcaaattaatttaagaatGTGGAGAGACGAAAGCctcaaattaattcaagaatgtgTAGAGACAAAAGACACTCTCACATTCATGATCCataattttcattcaaaaaatttaatttaaataaatttccaacaatcccccacatgaataaaaaattatacaaaTTTTGGTGATAAAGCTCTACAATTGAATCCTGCATAGGGTAGGTAGGTGTTACCCTTTGAACCTTCTCTTGTGAAAGCATAGTAATTTACTGGTTGACAGTAGACGCGATTTATTTGAACTGTACATCGGTTTGTGTAAATTAAGATATACTTCACACAAGATTCTCCCTAATTCAGTTCTCATGATTGTGTTCGTTTTGGCCCTGAACACACGCCTGGTTCTGTAAGAGAATCTAGAATTGAGAATATCTTGCAATTCCTTTGAAATGGCCCCACTTCTATCTTACATAGGTGATTCTATGTTGAATTCCATCAGAATCATTAAAAGTCATATGCTTATACTCAACATTCACTATTTGCAATAGGAATAGACTGGGAATAACCCCTACAGTGATCTACCAAACCAGTGCGATTaggttgtcccattgaacctagttcttgggatctccaGTCAGCGTAGGTTGGGTTTTCTTCACATGAATTTATTCCACAGGCTTCAGTTCCATTCCTTTTGAAGATTTTTCAACTGACTCTCTAGTTAACCCTTTGGTTAACGGATCCGATATATTATCCTTTGACTTTACATAGTCAATAGAGATAACTCCAGTTGAGAGTAGTTGTCTAATGGTATTGTGTCTACGACGTATATGTCTAGACTTACCACTATACATCTTGTTTTGTGTCCTTCCGATCGCAGATTAGCTATCAAAATGAATGCAAATACCCGTTACAGGTTTCACCCATCCTGGAACATCTTCTATGAATAGACGCAACCATTCAGCCTCTTCAGCACACTTGTCTAGTAATATGAACTCAGATTTCATCGTGGATCTGACTATTAAAATTTGTTTAGAATATTTCCACGCAATTGTTGTACCTCCTAAAGTGAATACGAATCATCCACTTGTAGAATTTTAGTCTTTCATATCAGATATCCAGTTTGCAGATTTAAattcttagccgatcgaaagttatgtccatttgaaactgcagctcctgttcctccgatccgcaattcgagagacaaaaaaataaagaattcattcattattgggtgcgatcataccagcactaatgcaccagatcccatcagaactccgaagttaagcgcgCCTGggtgagagcagtactaggatgggtgaccccttgggaagtcctcgtgttgcaccccttttttcattaatttctttttttcttactcgtacttcttgtttttccgattcctcgccatcctatttccgactctttcagtccaatctgcGGATAGAAacgatgcaatagactgaatcatacgatgtgaacgtgcgatctgggtgaagCGGGCCgtttcggtgggtcccagcgcgccctacgggaaaaatgccacgaaagaccatctccgggttgtaatttgagcgtctccgtctcttagaccgatacacttgctgtaggtatcgagaggagcttcgcgtgagcaggctgaagctcccgtaactcttagccgatcgaaagttatgtccgtttgaaactgctgTTGGAACACATGTCGCTCTCACGATCAAATCGAtctgatatccggtgcagcggaagtttaaaaattttatatggaacaattccatatcatggatatcaaatcctaacgattaaattatgcaagtaaaataataataataataattaatattttacctcttcaagctaaggcttgattatggactccaacagatttaattGTTCTTTGTGTATACACATTTGTTACACTCATTGACTTTAAATCCATTTTCTAACATGGCTTTGTCAAATTTTTCATGACATTATTTTGGTGCTTGCTTTAAGCCATACAAAGACttcaccaatttacaaaccttatTTTCTTACCCAGGTGCAGAAAATCCCTCTGGTTGttccatgtaaatttcttcttctaaaTCTCCATTTAGTAAGGCAGTCTTTACATACATTCGGTGTACTTCAAGATTCCTCAAAGCGGAAATTGAAAGCATCAATTGGATTGAAGTTATTCTTGTTACTCGAGAATAAGTGTCAAAATAATCTAGTCCTTTACGTTGACGGTAACCCTTGATTATCAATCTGGATTTATACATATCTATTGTTCCATCTGATTTCATTTTCCatttaaaaatccatttataaCCTAGTGGTTTGCTTCCTGAAGGGAGTTCCACTAGTACCTACGTATGATTTTGCAAAATGGATTCTATTTGCACTACAACAAATTTTAGATTCAACAACGTCTAAAAGACAACcgttttgtgaaaaaaaatgttGACTCTTGACCTTTCACAACGAATTTATTAAAAAGTGTTGTTCTTTGTcttattttgataaaaaaaactagAACGTATTAtagcctacgacaacggattttaaaatCTGTTTTCTATATGAAAGTGTTTTTTATGGCCTACGAAatccgttgtctatgagcgggtatTTATGtagcctacgacaacggatgaacggatatttaattatataatctGCTACAacagttttattattttgtgttgtaatagaataaaatttttctttcgtttttttaaaaatatattagttAACACTTGGATTTTAAGGGAACAAATCACAGACATAAGATTTCTTCCCTCTCCTCTCGTCGAAGACTTCTTTCCTCGTTGCTCTCACGATCGATTCTCCAATTACCAAACCCTATCCGCCCACTTCGCTTACCACCTCGCCGCCGCAGCACTCTAGCCCAGTAGTGGCCATCACTTTGCCGCAGCAGCACTCGAGCCCACTAGTCAATTACAACGGTTTTTGACCCCCCACGTTGTCGTTTGCCGTTTTTTTTTTAGTGCGCACTcacatttaatattttaaagacaATACTGTTTCATGTAATAGAATGATTTTATGGTCTTTTGATGAACTACGAGGCTTATTGTTGTAACATACATTAAATTGTTTAACAATGCCGGTGGCGCGTCTCGATCTCGGGACGTGACAAAACCCATGCCCTATTCACCCTGCCGTGAATGCCTCCTATGAAATCTAGTTGTTGTACTTCACATGCACTTTTCATGTTGCAGAGTTTGACAAGGGCATATTTGTAAACCGGAAGAATAATACTTACCACTGTAGAATAACAACACATGAGCAGAGTAGGTCCCTTTAATTTATAATTACAGTAGATTTTCACGGCCCTTGGTTTatgtaaataataattaaagaggttttaaatattaatcACCCTATAGTACTATATCATGGGTACCAAACAGGGAGGATCATGTGTTTAACACGGGGAATTAAGAAAGATCTCCCATGCatatttattcaatcaaacaAGCAAGACAGGTAGCTAGCTATCTCGATAAAGAGTTGTTAACGATACATACAGAAGAAGAAAATATAAACAGCTTCAATTATATTTGAAAAGATCACACGAGAAATTCTTCAATTATATTTGAACAGCTTCAAGGAAGTTTTTCGACAACCGCAGGAAGATCGACCACCTTCACGTTGACATCAAAATAAAAGCAAACCATTTTCGAACCATCCACGTCGTACACTTCAATTTCGTATCCGTTCAGGACCTGCATGTGTTAACTCGAAGATACATCTAAATTAAATCTAATGAAACTTAATTATGCCTAACCGATAGACcacaaatctatatatatatatatatatgcatgttgaTGTCTTATATATATGGGAATGCTTATGCTATAGATTTCCTTGAACCTACCGGTATTAGTTGAGGTAAGGTTTGGGTGATAGAGAAACTAAAAGGGCCACTGGGAATGGAGCAGTCTGTCGGCTGATCACAAAGGCTCTTTGTTGAGCCGTATAGTTTTTTTTGGTTTAATGTAACGTATAGCAGCACTTCTCCAATAGAAACATCTTCAACTGCATGGATACAATTGGTTAATTAAGACTAAATAAATCATGAAGATGCTCatgttttataatatatatatatatatatatatatgaatgatACAAAAATTTAAggacaaaaaattataaaatgcaTGGCACGAACTCCCAAGTCCCACACGTTCCTTCCACCACCACGCATCATTAAAATTTAAACCGCTGCAACTTTCATTCATTACACAGCAATTATAAGGAGTTATCAAGAAATTACACGCTTCTGCGTCGATTTTAACTGTGGTTGTTTGCCCTATGGTAACCGGATAAGGAGATACATCAATTCCCTTGATTTCGATCATGTCCGTGGAACCTAACAGCAGAACATCAACTTTTAAGTATAAAGCCATTCACCGATCGATTTCAACAAAGAAGAGATTAATATTTGGAAGAAATTATTAAAGATCAAGCATATGATTCTGTTCTTCAGAATTAAAAGGGAATCATATATACCACATGTATAATGGAATTTGCGGATGGGCTCGGCGGAAATCAAAGGTACAAGCAGACAAAGCACGCAAAATACTAGAGCATCCATCGTCTTCCTCAATTGCACCTTAGTTACTATTATCAGTACTTCCTGGAAATATATAAATCGAATCTTTCATATCAATTACACTTCAATACGATCGATAACTACTTTATAATCCCACTGGACTTCAAATCTCGCCAACGTCAGAAGAATAATAAATTGATAGTGATTCATGCT
It encodes:
- the LOC140889194 gene encoding uncharacterized protein; this translates as MDALVFCVLCLLVPLISAEPIRKFHYTCGSTDMIEIKGIDVSPYPVTIGQTTTVKIDAEAFEDVSIGEVLLYVTLNQKKLYGSTKSLCDQPTDCSIPSGPFSFSITQTLPQLIPVLNGYEIEVYDVDGSKMVCFYFDVNVKVVDLPAVVEKLP